CCCTTCCCCGCGCCGGCCCGCATCGTATCAGGAAGAACCGAACGCCGCTACAGCGTGGCCTCGCCCGGTTGCCATTCGACCGGACAGTTCGCGCCGGTCTGGAGCGCGGCGAGCACGCGGAGGGTCTCCTTGACGCTGCGCCCGACGCCGTCGTCGTGCACGAGCATGTAGCGCAGAATCCCGTCCGGGTCGATGATGAACGTGCCGCGAAGCGCGTATCCCTTCTCCTCGAGAAGCACGCCGTACGCCCGCGCGGCCTCCTTCGTGAGATCGGAGAGAAGAGGATACTCGAGCGTTCCGAGCCCGTGATCGCGCCAGGCCTTGTGGGAGAAGAAGCTGTCGATGCTGACCCCGAGGATCTCCGCGTTCAGCTTCTTGAACTCCTTGTAGGCTCTGTTGAAGCCGGTGATCTCCGTCGGGCAGACGAAGGTAAAGTCGAGCGGATAGAAGTACAACACGATCCATCGGCCGCGATAGTCGGACAAGGCGATCTCTTTCGCGTCCTCTTCCTTCCCGACCAGCCCGGGCAGCTTGAAATCGGGCGCGTGCGATCCGACCTGTACTCTCGTCATTCGTATCCCCCTCCTCTTGGGACGGCGGACCGCGGGAACGGAACGGCCGCCGGTTTCGTTCGGGTGAGCGGATTCGGGGTCTCAGTGGGACCCGGCTGCGGAAAAATGTACAAAACTGTCTCATCCGGGGCAAATCGCGCGCCGGAGGGCCGAGAGGCTTTTTCGCGTAACCCAAAGAGCGGATTGACATTCCGTGGGCCGTGTGGTAGTCTACCCTGTGTGTCTTGGTGGCGCTCCCCGTGTTCGAATCGGGGGTTCGTTCCCCAAGGTCTCCCTTTGTTTCGTACATGAGGTGGTTTGTGTCCGATCGGAAGAGACGTCAGACGCGCGTGGGCTTCCCGGGCACGAGGAAAGGAGAGGAGAGCATGCGCCTTCGGCGAATGTTGCCGCTCGTCTCCCTCGCCGCGATCCTCGCATGGGCGTCCGTGTCGGTCGCCTTCGTCGAGGTTTCGGAGTGGAACCGGCTTCTGGTTCCGCGGCCGGGCTGGGAGGATGAGGGCCTCTGGATCCAAGCGACCGAACGGGCGGACGCGGCGAAGACTTCTCCGGTCGCCGACCTCGCCGCTCAGTACGGCGGGAACTGGCGGTACAACCGGAACTCCGTCACGGGAAGCCTGCATCATGTGTACGGATCCGGCATCGACTTCACATCCGCCCTCTCGAACGAAGCCGACGTCGAGCGGGCGGCGCGCACGTTCATCGGCGCGAACTCTTCTCTCTTCGGCGCGACGAACGCTGATCTCCGCGCGGCTCAGATGCAGAGCGCCCCGGGCAAGTGGGCCGCCCACTTCGACCAGGTCGTGGACGGCCTCCGCGTCGTCGGCGGGCGCGTTCACGCGGTCTTCACTGATTCGGGTCGTCTCTTCGCTTTCGGTTCCGATGTCTATCCGAACGTGAAGGAGAAGCTCGGAAGCACGCGGCCGGTCCTCTCCGAGGCGGAAGCGATCGCGCTCGCCGGAGCGGAAGTCGGCTTCGTGAGCGGGAGCGATCAGATCACCCATCGCGAGCTCGTGATCCTGCCGATCCGCGAAGCGCGCGACGACGAGATGGTTCTCGACTATCGTCTCGCATGGCGTCTCGACCTCTTTGCGCAGAACCCCTACGGACATTGGTCGACCTACGTCGACGCGCGGAGCGGCGAGATCCTCTGGCGGGAGAGCCTGATCTACCCGCTCGACTTCACCGGGCATTCCCGGTCGGACGTGGAGTGGGACGGCTACTGCGACGGCTACACGTACGATTTCCCCGTCGACGGGATGGTGATCAACATCTCCGGCGTCGGGACGACGTATTGCGGCGAGAACGGGAACTTCGCGCTTTCCTACGGCGGAACCGACTCGAGAACGATCACGGCGGAGTTCCGCGGTCTCTACATCAACGTGAACCGGTACACGGGGACCGACGCCTCGCATACCGGGACGATCACCCCGGGAACGCCGTACACGATCGATTGGTCGAACACGAACTCGCTCGCCAGCGAGCGTGACTGCTTCTCGTACATCAACAAGCAGCACCGGTGGCTGAAGAACCTCGACCCGACCTTCACCCCGCTGGACTACGTGATGCCCTGCGTGGTGGAGCGAACCGACGGGTATTGCCCCGGGAACGCATGGTACGACTACAACGGGATCAACTTCTGCGTGCAGAGCTCCAGCTACGGCAACACGGGGCGGATGGGCGACGTGGCCTATCACGAGTACGGCCACGGGATCACCCACCGCCTCTACGAGCCGACGAGCCCAAACAGCAGCATCCACGAGGGGAACTCCGATATCGTCGCGAACCTCTTGACGAGAGAGAGCATCATCGGGCTCGGGTTCTACCTCAACAACTGCACGTCCGGAATCCGGAACTCTCTCAATACTCTCCGCTACCCGGATGACTACGGAGGCTCGGGCCACTTCAACGGGCAGATCATCGCCGGGTTCATCTGGGATTCGTGGGTCCAGCTTCAGGCCGCGTATCCGCAGGCCTACGCGGACAGCGTGATCATGTACGACTGGTGGTACGGCCGGAAGATGGGGCTTCCGCTCTCGTTCCCCGATCAGGTCTACTGGACCTTCGTTGCGGACGACAACGACGGAAACCTCGACAACGGAACTCCGCATCACGCGATGCTCTGCGTCGGCGCGGAGAACCACGGGTTCACGTGCCCGGAGATCCTGAGCCCGGTCTCGATCACGCACACGCCGGTCGAGTCGCAGCCGAGCACGACGCAGCCGACGGCGATCACGGCGACGATCGTCTCGTCGGCCGCTCCGATCAACGCGGGCGCGTGCCGGGTGTACTACAAGCTGAACGGCGGATCGTTCTCCAACGTGGGGATGTCGAACGTCGGCGGCGACAGCTACACGGGCTACATCCCCGCGCAGAGCGCCGGGACGCTCGTGCAGTACTACATCTACGGCCAGGACACCGACGGGAACTCCGCGACTCATCCGTCGAACGCCCCCGCGACCCTTCACGGGTTCTATGTGGGCGAGTTCCAGACGGTCTTCGAGGATGAGTTCGAGAGCGCCGGCGGTTGGACGGTCGGCATTCCGGGAGACGCCGCCACGACCGGCGTCTGGGAGAGGGGCGATCCGCAGGGAACGTACTACAACAGCCAGCCGGTCCAGCCGGAAGACGACCATACGCCGGCCCCGGGCGTGAACTGCTACGCCACGCAGCTCGCCGCGGGATCGAGCGCCGGATCCTACGACGTGGACGGCGGAAGAACGACGCTGGTCTCGCCGGTCATCGATCTTTCGGACGCGGCGATGGCGCTCGTCACCTACTGGCGTTGGTACACGAACAACCTCGGCAACGCGCCGAACGAGGACTACTGGAGAGTCCAGGTATCGAGCGACGGCGTGAACTGGGTTTATCTCGAGAACACGACCCAGTCGAACAACAGCTGGCAGCGTTACCAGTTCAACATCGGCAACTACGTGAGCCTCACATCGACCGTGCAGTTCCGCTTCATGGCGGAGGACGCGGGAAGCGGCTCTCTCGTCGAGGCGGCGGTCGACGACTTCAAGATCGATGCGATCTTGACGCCGGGAATCGATCCGACGCTTTCGACCGTGGCGGTGAACGACGACGTGATGCTTCGTCCGGACGGTCTTGGGGATTCGGTGCTCGCGATCACGGTGACGGTGCGGGACGGGAGCGGGAACCCGGTCGCGGGGATACCGGCGGGGGACGTGGCGGTGACGCTCGACGGGGCATCGTTGAATGGTCGAGCGATGAAGTTCTGCGCGAGCGGGACGGACGAGTTGATTCTGTATTCGACAGAGCCGACGAACGCTTCGGGCGAGGTGACGTTCGAGGTGGAGCATGCGGGCGGTTGCGGGGAGGTGACGGTTTCGGCGGTGGTGCAGGCGATCGCTCTTACGAACCCGGCGTCGGGGACGGTACGGAGCCCGGACCTCAATGGGGACGGGCAGACGAACTTCCAGGACACGATGTTGTACGCGCAGTTGTTGAACGCGGGGACGGGCTACTGCGGGAACCTGAACGGGAGCCCGGACGGAGCGGTGAACTTCCAGGACACGATCAAGTACGCGCAGGCTTTGGCGGCCGGAGCGGCGTGTCCGTAAAGAAGGAGGCGAAGAGAGCATGCGAGTGATGGGGATTCTCGGCGCGCTTCTTCTCGCGAGCGCCGGAGCGGTGTATGGACTGAGCCCGTACGTGGAGGTGGGGGAGTTGGGAGCGGGGAAGGACGGGGCGTATCTGGAGGTTCGCGTGGGGGCGCGGGGCTGGGAGGGTGTTCAGGCGGTGCACGTGGACGTGGAGTACGATCGGACAGGATTGGAGCCGGCGGGTTTCACGGCGGGGGATTTGTTCGTGGAGCCGTTGGTGCTCGGGCCGTTCGATCGTTCGGAGCGCGGGGTATCGGACGTGCAGTTGGCGAGCCTTCGGGGCCCGGTGACGGTGGGGGATGCGGCGGTGGGGGTGTTTCGTTTTCGGGTGTTGGACGAGGGGCGTGCGTCGGTGCGTGTGGTGTCGTTTGAGACGGCGGGGGAGGATTGGTCGGTGGAGACGCACGTGAGTTATGCGAACGCGTTGGGAACGGGGGTTCTTCCTCGTGCGACGCGTTTGTTGGGGAATGTTCCGAACCCGTTCAATCCGACGACGGAGGTTCGGTTTGAGTTGGCGTCGCGTGTGGGGGTGAGCGTGGAGGTGTACGACGTGAGCGGTCGTGTGGTGCGGCGGTTGGTGGAGGGGGTGCGGGACGCGGGATCTCACGCGGTGATGTGGGATGGGCGGAGCGAGAGGGGCGAGGCGGTGTCGTCGGGGGTGTACTTCGTTCGTTTCCGTGCGGGGTCGCATGCGGAGACGCAGCGGGTGACGCTGATTCGGTAGTTCCTTTCATATGTGAATGGTTCGTGGGGCGGGCTCTTCTCGGGCCCGCCCTTTCTGATTCTCGGACGGCGGGTCCCAGGCGCCCAGGTTTGTCTTTCTCCGGAGACGGGGGCGGGGCAGAGCGGCGAGTTGCCGCGCGCCGCGCGCGGAATGTTTGAGCAAGCGAGCCTCACCCTCGGCTCCGGAGCTTCCCGTCTTCGCTGGATCGGATCCGCCTTTTCCTGCTGCGGTTACCCGCCGTGGTTGCGTCGTCCCATGCGGAGACGACCTGGGCGCGTTCGGAGGCGTCCCCAAGGGGGAGGTCGGCCCGTTGAGCGGGCCCGCCCATGCTAGAATGGACGAGCGGCGAGGTGCCGCCCGCGATACGAACAAGGAGACCCTCATGTCGAAGAATCCGCTCCGAGAGCTCTCGAAAGAAGGCGTGAGCGTCTGGCTCGACTATCTCGACCGGAAGCTCCTCCGCACGGGCCGATTGGCGCGTCTCATCGAGGAAGACGGCATCCGAGGAGAGACCTCGAACCCGACGATCTTCCAGCAGGGGATCTCGGCAGGGTCCGAGTACGCGGAAGACATCCGCGGCCTCGCGGCGCGCGGGAGAAGCGCCGAGGAGATCTGCTGGGAGATCATGATCGGCGACGTGCAAGCGGCCTGCGATGTCTTCCGTCCGCTATACGATCGAACGAACCGCGAGCACGGATACGTCAGCCTCGAGCTGAACCCGACGCTCGCCCACAAGACGGAGGAGAGCATCGCCGAAGGGAGAACGCTCTGGAAGCGGGTCGGCCGCCCGAACCTCATGCTCAAGGTGCCGGGAACCGTGGAAGGGCTTCCGGTCGTCGAGACCCTTCTCTCCGAAGGGCTCAACATCAACACCACGCTCCTCTTCTCGGTCCGACGCTACGAGGAGGTAATCGACCGCTTCTTCGGAGGTCTCGAGAAACGTCTCGCCGAGAAGAAGCCGATCGAAGGGATCGGATCCGTCGCCAGCTTCTTCGT
This Candidatus Eisenbacteria bacterium DNA region includes the following protein-coding sequences:
- a CDS encoding peroxiredoxin, which produces MTRVQVGSHAPDFKLPGLVGKEEDAKEIALSDYRGRWIVLYFYPLDFTFVCPTEITGFNRAYKEFKKLNAEILGVSIDSFFSHKAWRDHGLGTLEYPLLSDLTKEAARAYGVLLEEKGYALRGTFIIDPDGILRYMLVHDDGVGRSVKETLRVLAALQTGANCPVEWQPGEATL
- a CDS encoding T9SS type A sorting domain-containing protein, with amino-acid sequence MRVMGILGALLLASAGAVYGLSPYVEVGELGAGKDGAYLEVRVGARGWEGVQAVHVDVEYDRTGLEPAGFTAGDLFVEPLVLGPFDRSERGVSDVQLASLRGPVTVGDAAVGVFRFRVLDEGRASVRVVSFETAGEDWSVETHVSYANALGTGVLPRATRLLGNVPNPFNPTTEVRFELASRVGVSVEVYDVSGRVVRRLVEGVRDAGSHAVMWDGRSERGEAVSSGVYFVRFRAGSHAETQRVTLIR
- the tal gene encoding transaldolase, which encodes MSKNPLRELSKEGVSVWLDYLDRKLLRTGRLARLIEEDGIRGETSNPTIFQQGISAGSEYAEDIRGLAARGRSAEEICWEIMIGDVQAACDVFRPLYDRTNREHGYVSLELNPTLAHKTEESIAEGRTLWKRVGRPNLMLKVPGTVEGLPVVETLLSEGLNINTTLLFSVRRYEEVIDRFFGGLEKRLAEKKPIEGIGSVASFFVSRVDTEADKRLDAILAARPEKSGAIAALRGRVAVANSRLAYGAFLAKFGSERWKRLAERGARPQNPLWASTSTKNKAYSDILYVAELIGPHCVNTMPEETIDAFRHHGAARRTLTNETIAEAREVFASLAEIGVDIEEITLGHLVKDGVRKFEVSYEELLGTVAKAAAGSK